A genomic window from Triticum urartu cultivar G1812 chromosome 7, Tu2.1, whole genome shotgun sequence includes:
- the LOC125523079 gene encoding UMP-CMP kinase 4-like isoform X4 yields MLAAMSTAVDASVPVAEQEDGAANILAGKKVAVAFVLGGPGSGKGTQCSNIVEHFGFTHLSAGELLRSEIKSGSENGTMIDSIIKEGKIVPSEITVKLLQEAMVKSENDKFLIDGFPRNQENRLSFENVIKISPEFVLFFDCSEEEMVRRLLGRNQGRADDNIETIRKRFRVFEESSLPVVQYYDSKGKVKKINAAKPILEVFEDVKTIFQSYGPKAA; encoded by the exons GATGGTGCTGCGAATATCTTGGCTGGGAAGAAAGTTGCAGTTGCATTTGTTCTAG GTGGTCCTGGAAGTGGAAAAGGTACACAATGTAGCAATATTGTGGAGCATTTCGGATTTACACATCTTAGTGCTGGAGAGCTGTTGCGCTCAGAAATCAAGTCTGGTTCTGAGAATGG AACCATGATTGACAGCATTATAAAGGAAGGGAAAATTGTTCCATCTGAGATAACCGTAAAGCTCTTACAAGAAGCAATGGTAAAAAGTGAAAATGACAAATTCCTCATTGATGGATTTCCAAGGAATCAAGAAAACCGTCTGTCATTTGAGAATGTT ATAAAAATATCTCCTGAGTTTGTGCTATTCTTCGACTGTTCTGAGGAAGAGATGGTAAGGCGTCTTCTGGGTCGCAATCAG GGAAGAGCTGACGATAACATTGAGACTATCAGGAAAAGATTCAGAGTTTTTGAAGAATCAAGTTTGCCTGTAGTTCAGTACTATGACTCTAAGGGCAAGGTTAAGAAG ATTAATGCTGCAAAACCAATCCTTGAGGTGTTTGAAGATGTGAAAACCATTTTTCAGTCCTATGGCCCAAAG GCCGCATAG
- the LOC125523079 gene encoding UMP-CMP kinase 3-like isoform X1, with protein MLAAMSTAVDASVPVAEQEDGAANILAGKKVAVAFVLGGPGSGKGTQCSNIVEHFGFTHLSAGELLRSEIKSGSENGTMIDSIIKEGKIVPSEITVKLLQEAMVKSENDKFLIDGFPRNQENRLSFENVIKISPEFVLFFDCSEEEMVRRLLGRNQGRADDNIETIRKRFRVFEESSLPVVQYYDSKGKVKKINAAKPILEVFEDVKTIFQSYGPKVTPEVPKEKAGAHGALPCQHATR; from the exons GATGGTGCTGCGAATATCTTGGCTGGGAAGAAAGTTGCAGTTGCATTTGTTCTAG GTGGTCCTGGAAGTGGAAAAGGTACACAATGTAGCAATATTGTGGAGCATTTCGGATTTACACATCTTAGTGCTGGAGAGCTGTTGCGCTCAGAAATCAAGTCTGGTTCTGAGAATGG AACCATGATTGACAGCATTATAAAGGAAGGGAAAATTGTTCCATCTGAGATAACCGTAAAGCTCTTACAAGAAGCAATGGTAAAAAGTGAAAATGACAAATTCCTCATTGATGGATTTCCAAGGAATCAAGAAAACCGTCTGTCATTTGAGAATGTT ATAAAAATATCTCCTGAGTTTGTGCTATTCTTCGACTGTTCTGAGGAAGAGATGGTAAGGCGTCTTCTGGGTCGCAATCAG GGAAGAGCTGACGATAACATTGAGACTATCAGGAAAAGATTCAGAGTTTTTGAAGAATCAAGTTTGCCTGTAGTTCAGTACTATGACTCTAAGGGCAAGGTTAAGAAG ATTAATGCTGCAAAACCAATCCTTGAGGTGTTTGAAGATGTGAAAACCATTTTTCAGTCCTATGGCCCAAAG GTGACCCCAGAAGTACCGAAGGAAAAGGCTGGAGCTCACGGCGCGCTACCCTGCCAGCATGCCACTAGATAG
- the LOC125523079 gene encoding UMP-CMP kinase 3-like isoform X3, producing the protein MSTAVDASVPVAEQEDGAANILAGKKVAVAFVLGGPGSGKGTQCSNIVEHFGFTHLSAGELLRSEIKSGSENGTMIDSIIKEGKIVPSEITVKLLQEAMVKSENDKFLIDGFPRNQENRLSFENVIKISPEFVLFFDCSEEEMVRRLLGRNQGRADDNIETIRKRFRVFEESSLPVVQYYDSKGKVKKINAAKPILEVFEDVKTIFQSYGPKVTPEVPKEKAGAHGALPCQHATR; encoded by the exons GATGGTGCTGCGAATATCTTGGCTGGGAAGAAAGTTGCAGTTGCATTTGTTCTAG GTGGTCCTGGAAGTGGAAAAGGTACACAATGTAGCAATATTGTGGAGCATTTCGGATTTACACATCTTAGTGCTGGAGAGCTGTTGCGCTCAGAAATCAAGTCTGGTTCTGAGAATGG AACCATGATTGACAGCATTATAAAGGAAGGGAAAATTGTTCCATCTGAGATAACCGTAAAGCTCTTACAAGAAGCAATGGTAAAAAGTGAAAATGACAAATTCCTCATTGATGGATTTCCAAGGAATCAAGAAAACCGTCTGTCATTTGAGAATGTT ATAAAAATATCTCCTGAGTTTGTGCTATTCTTCGACTGTTCTGAGGAAGAGATGGTAAGGCGTCTTCTGGGTCGCAATCAG GGAAGAGCTGACGATAACATTGAGACTATCAGGAAAAGATTCAGAGTTTTTGAAGAATCAAGTTTGCCTGTAGTTCAGTACTATGACTCTAAGGGCAAGGTTAAGAAG ATTAATGCTGCAAAACCAATCCTTGAGGTGTTTGAAGATGTGAAAACCATTTTTCAGTCCTATGGCCCAAAG GTGACCCCAGAAGTACCGAAGGAAAAGGCTGGAGCTCACGGCGCGCTACCCTGCCAGCATGCCACTAGATAG
- the LOC125523079 gene encoding UMP-CMP kinase 3-like isoform X2: protein MLAAMSTAVDASVPVAEQEDGAANILAGKKVAVAFVLGGPGSGKGTQCSNIVEHFGFTHLSAGELLRSEIKSGSENGTMIDSIIKEGKIVPSEITVKLLQEAMVKSENDKFLIDGFPRNQENRLSFENIKISPEFVLFFDCSEEEMVRRLLGRNQGRADDNIETIRKRFRVFEESSLPVVQYYDSKGKVKKINAAKPILEVFEDVKTIFQSYGPKVTPEVPKEKAGAHGALPCQHATR from the exons GATGGTGCTGCGAATATCTTGGCTGGGAAGAAAGTTGCAGTTGCATTTGTTCTAG GTGGTCCTGGAAGTGGAAAAGGTACACAATGTAGCAATATTGTGGAGCATTTCGGATTTACACATCTTAGTGCTGGAGAGCTGTTGCGCTCAGAAATCAAGTCTGGTTCTGAGAATGG AACCATGATTGACAGCATTATAAAGGAAGGGAAAATTGTTCCATCTGAGATAACCGTAAAGCTCTTACAAGAAGCAATGGTAAAAAGTGAAAATGACAAATTCCTCATTGATGGATTTCCAAGGAATCAAGAAAACCGTCTGTCATTTGAGAAT ATAAAAATATCTCCTGAGTTTGTGCTATTCTTCGACTGTTCTGAGGAAGAGATGGTAAGGCGTCTTCTGGGTCGCAATCAG GGAAGAGCTGACGATAACATTGAGACTATCAGGAAAAGATTCAGAGTTTTTGAAGAATCAAGTTTGCCTGTAGTTCAGTACTATGACTCTAAGGGCAAGGTTAAGAAG ATTAATGCTGCAAAACCAATCCTTGAGGTGTTTGAAGATGTGAAAACCATTTTTCAGTCCTATGGCCCAAAG GTGACCCCAGAAGTACCGAAGGAAAAGGCTGGAGCTCACGGCGCGCTACCCTGCCAGCATGCCACTAGATAG